Proteins encoded in a region of the Mycolicibacterium chitae genome:
- a CDS encoding NUDIX hydrolase, producing MSAAVPLTPEAGPPWLRPLLDNVDRVRDAYRRRVPPEVLATISAANTQAAIAGARRDAAVLVLFSGPHDAPAEAGLPTHATLLVTVRASTLRHHAGQAAFPGGAADPEDDGPVGTALREAWEETGIDTGRLQPLATLDRMFIPPSGFHVVPVLAYAPEPGPVEVIDEAETALVSHVPVRAFTNPENRLMVYRSANTRRSAGPAFLLNQMLVWGFTGQVISAMLDVAGWARPWDDEKVVELHDAMAMVPTDNGGPKQL from the coding sequence GTGAGCGCTGCGGTACCGCTCACCCCCGAGGCGGGCCCGCCGTGGCTGCGGCCGCTGTTGGACAACGTCGACCGGGTGCGCGACGCCTACCGCCGGCGCGTGCCCCCGGAGGTCCTGGCCACCATCTCGGCCGCCAACACCCAGGCCGCGATCGCCGGCGCCCGCCGCGATGCGGCGGTGCTGGTCCTGTTCTCCGGCCCGCACGACGCCCCGGCCGAGGCCGGCCTGCCCACCCACGCCACGCTGCTGGTCACCGTCCGCGCCTCCACCCTGCGCCACCACGCCGGGCAGGCCGCCTTCCCGGGCGGGGCCGCCGACCCCGAGGACGACGGACCCGTGGGCACCGCGCTGCGCGAGGCCTGGGAGGAGACCGGCATCGACACCGGCCGGCTGCAACCGCTGGCGACGCTGGACCGGATGTTCATCCCGCCGTCGGGCTTCCACGTCGTCCCGGTCCTGGCGTACGCGCCCGAACCGGGGCCCGTCGAGGTGATCGACGAGGCCGAGACCGCGCTGGTCTCCCACGTGCCCGTGCGCGCGTTCACCAACCCGGAGAACCGCCTGATGGTCTACCGTTCGGCCAACACCCGGCGATCGGCCGGGCCGGCGTTCCTGCTCAATCAGATGTTGGTGTGGGGGTTCACCGGACAGGTGATCTCGGCCATGCTCGACGTCGCCGGCTGGGCCAGGCCGTGGGACGACGAGAAGGTCGTCGAATTGCACGACGCGATGGCCATGGTGCCGACGGACAACGGAGGACCCAAGCAACTATGA
- a CDS encoding linear amide C-N hydrolase: MCTRVVYLGSGDRIITGRSMDWKFEMDTNLWALPRGVERTGLAGADSATWTSKYGSVVATGYDICSTDGLNEAGLTMNLLWLAESEYAKSTDDRPAVSLALWGQYVLDNFATVAEAVAALSANPIRVATAEVPGQGRLATLHLSMSDPTGDSAIIEYIDGEQVIHHSRDYQVMTNSPTFDKQLAINEYWKQIGGVVMLPGTNRAADRFVRASFYINAIPKTDDRQDSVAAVLSVVRNASVPYGITTADEPNISSTRWRTAVDHKDRRYFFESALAPNTFWVNLDKLDFSAGAPTLKLPLGQGEKTVYAGDASAHFAPADPFPFLAVG; encoded by the coding sequence ATGTGCACCCGCGTCGTATACCTGGGCAGTGGCGATCGCATCATCACCGGGCGGTCGATGGACTGGAAGTTCGAAATGGACACCAACCTGTGGGCGCTGCCCCGCGGCGTCGAACGCACCGGGTTGGCCGGGGCCGACTCGGCGACCTGGACCTCGAAGTACGGCAGCGTGGTGGCCACCGGCTACGACATCTGCAGCACCGACGGGCTCAACGAGGCCGGGCTGACGATGAACCTGCTGTGGCTGGCCGAATCCGAGTACGCCAAGTCCACCGATGACCGTCCCGCGGTCTCACTGGCCTTGTGGGGCCAGTACGTGCTGGACAACTTCGCCACCGTCGCCGAAGCAGTTGCGGCGCTGTCCGCCAACCCCATCCGGGTGGCGACGGCCGAGGTGCCCGGGCAGGGTCGGCTGGCCACCCTGCACCTGTCGATGTCGGACCCCACCGGCGACAGCGCCATCATCGAGTACATCGACGGCGAGCAGGTCATCCACCACAGCCGCGACTACCAGGTGATGACCAACTCGCCCACCTTCGACAAGCAGTTGGCCATCAACGAGTACTGGAAGCAGATCGGCGGCGTGGTGATGCTCCCCGGCACCAACCGCGCCGCGGACCGGTTCGTGCGGGCCTCGTTCTACATCAACGCCATCCCCAAGACCGACGACCGGCAGGACTCGGTGGCCGCGGTGCTCAGCGTGGTCCGCAACGCCTCGGTCCCCTACGGCATCACCACCGCCGACGAGCCGAACATCTCGTCCACCCGGTGGCGCACCGCGGTCGACCACAAGGACCGCCGGTACTTCTTCGAGTCGGCGCTGGCGCCCAACACGTTCTGGGTCAACCTGGACAAGCTGGACTTCAGCGCCGGCGCCCCGACGCTGAAACTGCCGCTGGGTCAGGGCGAGAAGACCGTGTACGCGGGCGACGCCAGCGCGCACTTCGCGCCGGCCGACCCGTTCCCGTTCTTGGCCGTTGGATGA
- a CDS encoding alpha/beta fold hydrolase: MAAGPDPSVTRIAGPWRHLDVHANGIRFQVAEANPKPNDAPAHQRPLVILLHGFGSFWWSWRHQLRGLGGARVVAMDLRGYGGSDKPPRGYDGWTLAGDTAGLIRALGHGSATLIGHADGGLVCWATSVLHPRLVRAIGLVSSPHPLALRRAALTRRDQGSALLGSLLSYQVPMRPERSLTRHDAAGLEAVIRNRASGKWLASEDFSETIGHLRQAIQIPGAAHCALEYQRWAVRSQFRSEGRRFMRAMDRPLGIPVLHLRGDTDPYVLPAPVARSRRYAPDGRFVTLPGAGHFGHEEAPTLANEHLQRFLDEVNG; the protein is encoded by the coding sequence ATGGCGGCCGGGCCCGACCCGTCCGTAACCCGGATCGCCGGGCCATGGCGTCATCTGGACGTGCACGCCAACGGGATTCGCTTCCAGGTCGCCGAGGCCAACCCCAAGCCGAACGACGCGCCGGCGCACCAGCGTCCGTTGGTGATCCTGCTGCACGGCTTCGGCTCGTTCTGGTGGTCCTGGCGGCATCAGCTGCGCGGACTCGGCGGCGCGCGGGTGGTGGCCATGGATCTGCGCGGCTACGGCGGCAGCGACAAACCCCCGCGCGGTTACGACGGCTGGACGCTGGCCGGCGACACCGCGGGCCTGATCCGGGCGCTGGGCCACGGCTCGGCGACGCTGATCGGCCACGCCGACGGCGGGTTGGTGTGCTGGGCGACCTCGGTGCTGCACCCCCGACTGGTGCGCGCCATCGGGTTGGTCAGCTCGCCGCACCCGCTGGCGTTGCGGCGCGCGGCGCTGACCCGCCGCGATCAGGGTTCGGCGCTGCTGGGATCGCTGCTGTCCTATCAGGTCCCGATGCGCCCGGAGCGCAGCCTGACCCGACACGACGCGGCCGGGCTGGAGGCCGTCATCCGCAACCGGGCCTCCGGCAAATGGCTGGCCTCCGAGGACTTCTCGGAAACCATCGGTCACCTGCGTCAGGCGATCCAGATCCCGGGGGCGGCGCACTGCGCGCTGGAGTACCAGCGGTGGGCGGTGCGCAGCCAATTCCGTTCGGAGGGACGCCGGTTCATGCGGGCCATGGACCGGCCGCTGGGCATCCCCGTGCTGCACCTGCGCGGCGACACCGACCCCTACGTGCTGCCCGCCCCGGTGGCCCGCTCGCGCCGCTACGCCCCGGACGGCCGGTTCGTAACCCTGCCCGGCGCCGGGCATTTCGGTCACGAAGAGGCACCGACTCTGGCCAATGAGCACCTACAGCGCTTCCTGGACGAGGTCAACGGCTAA
- the marP gene encoding acid resistance serine protease MarP — MSSSQWLDIAIVAIAFVAAVSGWRSGALGSVMSFIGVVLGAVAGVLLAPHLVDNIDGARTKLFAALFLILALVVIGEIAGVVLGRAVRGAIRSTGLRFIDSMIGVVTQVLVVLIAAWMLATPLTTSDQPNLAAAVRGSKVLTQVDAVAPEWLRTVPKRLSALLDTSGLPDVLEPFGRTPIVEVDPPDASLANSTVVEAVRPSVVKIRGVAPGCQKVLEGTGFVVAPNRVMSNAHVVAGSDSVTIESDGETYDATVVSYDPNADISVLEVPNLPAQPLPFAEEPAITGTDVLVVGYPGGGEFAATPARIREIIELNGPDIYRTTTVMREVYTIRGTVRQGNSGGPLINRGGQVIGVIFGAAVDDTDTGFVLTANEVSTQFPKISNSERAPTGSCVT; from the coding sequence ATGAGTTCGTCGCAGTGGCTGGACATCGCGATCGTGGCGATCGCGTTCGTGGCGGCCGTGTCCGGTTGGCGCTCCGGCGCGCTGGGTTCGGTGATGTCGTTCATCGGCGTGGTGCTCGGCGCGGTGGCCGGCGTGCTGCTGGCCCCGCACCTGGTGGACAACATCGACGGCGCCCGCACCAAGCTGTTCGCGGCGCTGTTCTTGATCCTGGCGCTGGTGGTGATCGGCGAGATCGCCGGCGTGGTGCTGGGCCGCGCGGTGCGCGGCGCGATCCGCAGCACCGGCCTGCGGTTCATCGACTCGATGATCGGGGTCGTCACGCAGGTGCTGGTGGTGCTGATCGCCGCCTGGATGCTGGCCACCCCGCTGACCACCTCAGATCAGCCCAATCTTGCGGCCGCGGTGCGCGGTTCGAAGGTGCTCACCCAGGTCGACGCCGTCGCGCCGGAGTGGTTGCGCACCGTGCCCAAGCGCCTGTCGGCGCTGCTGGACACCTCCGGGCTGCCCGATGTCCTGGAGCCGTTCGGCCGGACCCCCATCGTCGAGGTGGACCCGCCGGACGCGTCGCTGGCCAACTCCACCGTGGTCGAGGCCGTGCGGCCCAGCGTGGTGAAGATCCGCGGCGTGGCGCCGGGCTGCCAGAAGGTGCTGGAGGGCACCGGATTCGTCGTCGCACCCAACCGGGTGATGTCCAACGCGCACGTGGTCGCCGGCTCCGACAGCGTGACCATCGAATCCGACGGCGAGACCTACGACGCCACCGTCGTCTCCTATGACCCCAACGCCGACATCTCGGTGCTCGAGGTGCCCAACCTGCCCGCCCAGCCGCTGCCGTTCGCCGAGGAACCGGCCATCACCGGCACCGACGTGCTGGTGGTCGGCTACCCGGGCGGCGGGGAGTTCGCCGCGACCCCGGCGCGCATCCGCGAGATCATCGAACTCAACGGCCCCGATATCTACCGCACCACCACCGTCATGCGGGAGGTGTACACGATCAGAGGAACCGTGCGGCAAGGTAATTCGGGCGGGCCGCTGATCAACCGCGGCGGTCAGGTGATCGGCGTGATCTTCGGTGCGGCCGTCGACGACACCGACACCGGGTTCGTGCTGACCGCCAACGAGGTCTCCACGCAGTTCCCGAAGATCAGCAACAGCGAGCGTGCCCCGACGGGGTCCTGCGTCACCTGA